A section of the Paenibacillus odorifer genome encodes:
- a CDS encoding sulfurtransferase TusA family protein produces the protein MAEFTLDCMGEACPVPLMRTEKKMTELNVGDVLVVAIDHSCAMKNVPEWARKQGHNVEIEEVDDGEWEVVIEKVK, from the coding sequence ATGGCTGAATTTACACTTGATTGCATGGGAGAAGCTTGTCCGGTACCGTTAATGAGAACAGAAAAGAAGATGACTGAACTAAATGTTGGAGACGTTTTAGTTGTTGCTATTGATCATAGTTGCGCAATGAAAAACGTACCAGAATGGGCGAGAAAACAGGGACATAATGTGGAAATCGAAGAGGTCGATGATGGCGAGTGGGAAGTTGTTATTGAGAAGGTAAAATAG
- a CDS encoding YeeE/YedE thiosulfate transporter family protein gives MNEFWLKISSNRFYKQLLKEPFTYVTGAVLLAVFATAHLAVFSKGWGVTSAFADWGAWAYRLVGGNVDNWAYFSTEKAQKTLSSGFLNDGGSIRNVGIILGALAATLFASEFKLKKIKSKKQVVAAVLGGLLMGYGARLANGCNIGALFTAIASLSLSGWIFGLFLLVGAFIGSKLLAKFFM, from the coding sequence GTGAACGAATTCTGGTTGAAGATATCGTCTAACCGCTTTTACAAGCAATTGCTCAAAGAACCGTTTACTTATGTAACTGGAGCTGTACTTCTGGCTGTGTTCGCTACAGCACATCTGGCTGTTTTCTCAAAAGGATGGGGAGTAACCAGCGCCTTCGCGGACTGGGGAGCTTGGGCGTATCGACTGGTAGGAGGAAATGTAGATAACTGGGCTTACTTTAGTACGGAGAAAGCTCAAAAAACATTATCTTCCGGATTTTTAAATGATGGTGGGTCCATTCGAAATGTAGGGATTATCTTAGGTGCATTAGCAGCGACATTGTTTGCTTCCGAGTTCAAGCTTAAGAAAATTAAGTCCAAAAAGCAGGTAGTGGCGGCTGTACTTGGTGGGTTGCTCATGGGGTACGGAGCTAGACTGGCTAATGGATGTAATATAGGTGCATTATTTACGGCTATAGCTTCTTTATCGCTTTCAGGCTGGATTTTTGGATTGTTCCTGCTGGTTGGTGCATTTATAGGCAGTAAATTATTAGCCAAATTCTTTATGTAA
- a CDS encoding FAD-dependent oxidoreductase, with amino-acid sequence MEKKTEQYDVVIIGGGAAGLTAGIYCGRAKLKTLLLEKSLVGGLATYTNEIENYPGFPEGTTGTDLMGLFHKQAKKFGVDFKMTDVKSVSVVEDIKVVETFRVRYECKVIIIASGGKPRITGAANEDMFLYDKGISFCATCDAAANTGKTVMVVGSGDAAIEEGMFLTKFADKVIVSVMHDHGKMDCNEIAKTQALENPKMEFMWNTVVSSFEGEERLNSVVLKNLKSNELQNVKVDSCFLFIGYTPNTEILSGVVDLNRNGYVFINEKMETNIPGVFAAGDVCDKFLKQVATAVGDGAIAGYGAEKYISECEVYEHQILNQGKSSVVYLWNATDPSCRELLPLIEGFEQSHSDVRVTKVDVYKSPGLAAKLRIDSVPSIVYLDNGKVQKVITEKINEEILSTLAN; translated from the coding sequence ATGGAAAAGAAGACAGAACAGTATGATGTCGTCATTATCGGTGGCGGGGCTGCTGGATTAACAGCAGGGATCTATTGTGGACGAGCAAAATTGAAGACACTCCTTTTGGAAAAATCGCTGGTAGGCGGTCTTGCGACTTATACTAATGAAATAGAAAATTATCCTGGTTTTCCTGAAGGAACGACCGGAACAGACCTTATGGGATTATTTCATAAACAAGCCAAAAAATTTGGTGTTGATTTCAAAATGACAGATGTCAAATCTGTCTCGGTAGTAGAAGACATTAAAGTAGTGGAGACCTTTCGGGTACGATATGAGTGTAAAGTCATTATCATAGCCAGTGGAGGAAAACCAAGAATTACAGGTGCAGCTAATGAAGATATGTTCTTATATGATAAAGGGATTTCCTTCTGTGCAACCTGTGACGCTGCGGCAAATACGGGGAAGACAGTTATGGTCGTTGGCAGTGGTGATGCAGCTATTGAGGAAGGGATGTTTCTAACTAAGTTTGCTGATAAAGTGATCGTATCTGTCATGCATGATCATGGGAAAATGGATTGTAATGAAATTGCCAAAACGCAGGCACTAGAAAACCCTAAAATGGAATTCATGTGGAATACGGTGGTAAGTTCTTTCGAAGGTGAGGAACGTTTGAATTCCGTCGTCCTGAAAAATTTAAAATCTAATGAACTGCAAAACGTAAAGGTCGATTCATGTTTCTTATTTATTGGATACACCCCGAACACAGAAATCTTATCAGGTGTAGTAGATTTGAATCGAAATGGTTATGTATTTATTAATGAGAAAATGGAAACGAATATCCCTGGTGTTTTTGCAGCGGGAGATGTGTGCGATAAGTTTCTTAAACAAGTTGCTACTGCTGTTGGCGATGGTGCCATTGCAGGGTACGGTGCAGAGAAGTATATATCTGAATGTGAGGTTTATGAGCATCAAATTCTAAATCAAGGTAAATCATCCGTTGTTTATTTATGGAATGCCACAGATCCTTCCTGTCGGGAGTTATTGCCTCTAATTGAAGGATTTGAGCAATCCCATTCGGATGTCAGGGTCACAAAGGTAGATGTATATAAGTCACCCGGACTTGCTGCCAAGCTAAGAATAGATTCAGTTCCTTCTATTGTTTATCTGGATAATGGGAAGGTCCAAAAAGTAATTACTGAAAAGATAAATGAAGAAATACTGAGTACTCTTGCTAATTAA
- a CDS encoding ABC transporter permease, producing MANASVAPDKRSGPNLNKQRTSGIRRFFKQIDLQLMVLPALVLVFIFAYIPMYGILIAFQDYKLGNSFISSDWVGFKHFIYFFNAPEFEVVMKNTIIISLLKFCFGFPAPIILALMLNEVRKMFFKRVIQTVTYLPHFLSWVVIGSMVTSMLSVDNGSINMLLEKLKFIDEPINFLSMTEYFWGILVTTNVWKEIGFASIVYLAAIAGIDPHLYEAASMDGASRFKQIYLITLPSIMPVVIIFMILAIGNLVNAGFEDILILASNPALREVSDSVDVYVVRVGIDNFRYSYATAIGLFKAVISVTLLTFANFIARRAGNSLW from the coding sequence ATGGCGAACGCAAGCGTCGCACCAGACAAGAGATCCGGACCGAATCTCAACAAGCAACGAACTAGCGGGATCAGACGCTTTTTTAAGCAAATAGATCTACAGCTTATGGTATTACCAGCACTTGTTCTAGTTTTTATTTTTGCCTATATCCCCATGTATGGGATTCTAATTGCATTCCAGGATTACAAGTTAGGGAATAGTTTTATTAGCAGTGACTGGGTTGGCTTTAAGCACTTTATTTACTTTTTTAATGCACCTGAATTTGAAGTGGTTATGAAAAATACAATCATCATCAGCTTACTGAAATTTTGTTTTGGATTTCCTGCACCGATTATTTTGGCGTTAATGCTGAACGAAGTTCGTAAGATGTTCTTTAAACGGGTTATTCAGACCGTTACATATTTGCCTCACTTCTTATCTTGGGTAGTTATCGGCTCAATGGTTACCTCGATGTTATCTGTAGATAACGGCAGTATAAATATGCTGCTTGAGAAATTGAAATTTATTGATGAACCGATCAACTTCCTTTCCATGACTGAATATTTCTGGGGCATTTTAGTTACAACCAATGTATGGAAAGAAATTGGATTTGCTTCAATCGTCTATTTAGCTGCCATTGCTGGTATTGACCCGCATTTATATGAAGCGGCTTCGATGGATGGTGCAAGTCGGTTTAAACAGATATATTTGATTACGTTGCCTTCAATTATGCCAGTTGTAATCATCTTTATGATTTTGGCAATCGGTAATCTGGTGAATGCAGGATTCGAAGATATTTTGATCCTAGCTTCTAATCCAGCACTACGAGAAGTGTCAGATTCAGTTGATGTATATGTTGTACGTGTCGGTATAGACAATTTCAGGTACTCCTATGCGACTGCTATCGGATTGTTCAAGGCCGTGATCAGCGTGACATTACTTACCTTTGCCAACTTCATTGCCAGAAGAGCAGGGAACAGCTTGTGGTAA
- a CDS encoding carbohydrate ABC transporter permease, whose translation MKRINIGDRIFIGFIYVFLTLLAFSAFYPFWNSLVISFNEGMDTSKGGVTFWVREFTLENYKIVFEDSRLMGGFVIATLRTVIGTVTAILATSIFAYGMSKRELMGRKYYMIMCIITMYFGGGLIPSYMLIRSLGLFNSFWVFIIPALVSVWNMIIFRTFFQGLPQGLEESAKIDGCGYWGTFVRIVLPLSGPVIATLSLFTAVNHWNEWFVASIYITKEELMPIQTILRQILFSNIASEQLSNVDASSIAHINSAKKITSKSLTMATIMVATIPIVCVYPFLQRFFVKGVLVGSLKE comes from the coding sequence ATGAAACGTATTAATATAGGAGATCGAATATTTATAGGATTCATATATGTATTCTTGACTTTACTGGCATTTTCTGCTTTTTATCCATTTTGGAATTCACTTGTTATTTCCTTTAATGAGGGGATGGATACTTCGAAAGGCGGAGTTACTTTCTGGGTCCGTGAGTTCACGCTTGAGAATTATAAGATCGTTTTTGAAGATTCCCGTCTAATGGGTGGATTCGTCATTGCTACATTGCGGACGGTAATCGGTACAGTAACAGCGATACTGGCCACTTCGATATTCGCTTATGGAATGTCGAAGCGTGAACTGATGGGTCGCAAATACTACATGATTATGTGTATCATTACTATGTATTTCGGTGGGGGACTCATTCCGTCATACATGCTTATCAGAAGTTTAGGTCTCTTCAACTCATTTTGGGTGTTTATTATTCCTGCACTGGTCAGCGTATGGAATATGATCATATTCCGGACCTTCTTTCAAGGTCTTCCACAAGGTTTAGAGGAGTCAGCAAAGATTGACGGTTGCGGGTATTGGGGGACTTTTGTCCGCATTGTACTTCCTTTGTCGGGGCCAGTTATAGCAACATTATCTTTGTTCACAGCAGTAAATCACTGGAATGAGTGGTTCGTAGCGAGTATTTACATTACGAAAGAGGAGTTAATGCCGATTCAGACCATCTTAAGACAGATACTGTTCTCTAATATTGCTTCAGAACAGCTGTCTAATGTAGATGCAAGCTCCATTGCTCATATTAACTCGGCTAAGAAAATAACCTCGAAGTCATTAACGATGGCTACGATCATGGTTGCAACCATTCCGATTGTATGTGTGTATCCATTCCTACAAAGATTCTTCGTTAAAGGGGTCTTGGTCGGATCATTAAAAGAGTAG
- a CDS encoding extracellular solute-binding protein has product MKTKRKMLLGMMSTLLLTTLVAGCSGNNSSAPAATAEPEKEGGTAVNTATEAPAADLYELGKEPLEVSFYGNYGWYQMPKWGKDAASKWILDNLKINVTGISSGGNNAQKLQTMIVGNELPDIVWTEKGADVERLRQADMLVPLDEYIDKYPNFKKYLTSGHLELLRSPDGKIYQLPNYYTTQPNGNAGYAINKKIYKELGSPKLETTDDLYAYLNAVKAKFPDVIPFETGLARDGNGIDQLFSSFKENNLSYTRIYAVPDGDKMGSIYKDEGFRESVVFAAKLMREKLMTQDANTQTEDQIREKAMNGKFAVIATFDPMKLLATADEEMKKTDPEAGYMFIKPIYKAGLDQSKITPGTYNQLGWNVATITKNAKNPEAVFAMLDWMTGPEGSMVLNWGPPGPDGYWDGFEADGLTPKFNKDKYLNEPEALSEISGKAGDLVWVGNTVFLDNTKKMMLQTLPADKIDFSNRWQMEVTWASQGDFTEFLNWDPAPDSEEGIIRQSVRDIWLTARAKSMYAKTDAEALAILDKAHEDSIKVGYEKFLDYVTKVWTENKKALGK; this is encoded by the coding sequence TTGAAGACTAAGAGAAAGATGCTTCTCGGTATGATGTCTACCTTGCTATTAACGACTTTGGTGGCGGGTTGTAGTGGCAACAATTCAAGCGCTCCAGCGGCAACTGCTGAACCAGAGAAAGAAGGAGGAACAGCGGTCAACACAGCAACTGAAGCTCCCGCGGCTGATTTGTATGAATTAGGGAAAGAACCGCTTGAAGTCTCATTCTACGGAAATTACGGCTGGTATCAAATGCCGAAATGGGGCAAAGATGCTGCTTCTAAATGGATTTTAGATAATCTGAAGATTAATGTCACAGGAATTAGCTCTGGTGGTAATAACGCTCAAAAGCTACAAACGATGATCGTTGGTAACGAGCTGCCGGATATTGTGTGGACCGAGAAAGGTGCTGACGTAGAACGTCTTCGCCAAGCGGATATGCTAGTTCCTTTAGATGAATATATTGATAAATATCCAAACTTTAAGAAATACCTAACATCTGGACATTTGGAATTACTTCGTTCCCCTGATGGGAAGATTTATCAGCTGCCGAATTATTATACAACTCAACCAAACGGAAATGCCGGTTATGCTATTAATAAGAAGATTTACAAAGAGCTTGGTTCTCCTAAGCTAGAAACGACAGATGATTTGTATGCATATTTAAATGCTGTTAAGGCGAAGTTCCCTGACGTTATTCCGTTCGAGACAGGCTTAGCGAGAGATGGTAACGGAATTGACCAGTTATTTTCCTCTTTTAAAGAGAATAATCTGTCGTATACTAGAATATACGCCGTACCTGATGGCGACAAAATGGGTTCGATATACAAGGATGAAGGATTCCGTGAGTCTGTTGTATTTGCTGCTAAATTAATGCGTGAGAAGCTAATGACGCAGGATGCGAATACACAAACAGAAGATCAAATTAGAGAGAAAGCGATGAATGGCAAGTTTGCTGTTATTGCGACTTTTGATCCAATGAAATTGCTCGCCACTGCTGATGAAGAGATGAAGAAGACGGATCCAGAAGCTGGTTATATGTTTATTAAACCGATTTACAAAGCTGGTTTGGATCAAAGTAAGATTACTCCAGGAACGTACAATCAGTTAGGTTGGAACGTTGCTACAATCACTAAAAACGCTAAAAATCCAGAGGCTGTATTCGCTATGCTTGACTGGATGACAGGACCAGAAGGTTCTATGGTTCTTAACTGGGGTCCTCCAGGACCAGATGGTTATTGGGATGGATTTGAAGCAGATGGACTTACTCCTAAATTTAATAAAGATAAGTATCTGAATGAGCCAGAAGCTCTGTCCGAAATTAGCGGAAAAGCCGGTGACTTGGTATGGGTAGGTAATACAGTTTTCTTGGATAATACAAAGAAAATGATGTTGCAAACCCTTCCAGCTGACAAGATTGACTTTAGTAACCGTTGGCAGATGGAAGTTACTTGGGCTTCACAAGGTGACTTTACGGAGTTCCTGAATTGGGATCCGGCTCCAGACAGTGAAGAAGGTATTATTAGACAAAGTGTCAGAGATATCTGGTTAACAGCAAGAGCAAAATCTATGTATGCGAAGACTGATGCAGAAGCATTAGCAATTCTTGATAAAGCACATGAAGATTCTATCAAGGTTGGCTATGAGAAATTCCTCGATTATGTAACAAAAGTATGGACAGAAAATAAGAAAGCTTTAGGTAAATAA
- a CDS encoding response regulator yields the protein MYNVLLVDDEMLDLEGMRQFIPWNELGMQVVEAANNAFTACDILEQHVIDIIVSDVNMPNMSGLELARIAIEKKNDIRVIFVSGYQDFSYVKQALSLKAYSYVLKPMDDKELIAALQKVKQDLDDESKRRDVEEAYQHMIPMAKNDLLIRLFEGEWEGDTQAGMLKLMKSYGLDKLEWPIRVAVLELDYFNWFQEQDNLTKHLMSKDFLYEVNTIAQKHGMPHCYKVSSYRIALLINEQEMERFIEEIYDSIRTKFPVTMTVGVGKPTFAMEQVHTSYRQAMEAVDGKMFLGKGKLIMYETVSSEPGMIDARTLDTRMDTLFKAMKEYELVLIYDEIDKLFRSVSSLRSKFTIHNLAMYIIWKLDQQLKEVSEDLFEILGMELHSLDILLQFDTISDIRSWLVLKTFEISEYLRSKTESVNNKLIREIMQMMKDKMSENFTLKDIAQQFSFSPNYLGYLFKEETGKTFSEVLIQLRMEQAGKLLKDPKCKIYEIASQVGYRYLPYFSRQFKEAYGMTPMEYRKREK from the coding sequence ATGTACAACGTATTATTAGTAGACGATGAGATGCTTGATCTTGAAGGCATGAGACAATTCATTCCTTGGAATGAACTGGGGATGCAGGTCGTGGAGGCAGCGAATAACGCGTTTACCGCATGCGATATTTTAGAACAGCATGTTATTGATATTATTGTTAGTGATGTGAATATGCCGAATATGTCGGGTCTAGAGCTGGCTCGGATTGCCATAGAGAAAAAAAACGATATACGTGTGATTTTTGTAAGCGGTTACCAGGATTTCAGTTATGTGAAACAGGCGCTTTCGCTAAAAGCGTATAGCTATGTCCTTAAACCAATGGATGACAAGGAACTTATTGCTGCACTTCAGAAAGTTAAGCAGGATTTAGATGATGAAAGTAAACGGCGTGACGTTGAAGAAGCTTATCAGCATATGATTCCTATGGCCAAAAATGATTTGTTGATCCGCTTGTTTGAAGGGGAATGGGAGGGGGATACTCAAGCTGGAATGTTGAAGCTTATGAAATCTTACGGTCTGGATAAGCTGGAATGGCCTATACGTGTGGCGGTCTTGGAGCTGGACTATTTCAACTGGTTTCAAGAACAAGATAATCTAACTAAACATCTAATGTCCAAGGACTTTCTATATGAAGTGAATACAATTGCTCAGAAGCACGGGATGCCTCATTGCTATAAGGTATCGTCTTATCGAATCGCGTTGTTGATTAACGAACAGGAGATGGAGAGGTTTATTGAAGAAATTTATGACTCGATTCGTACAAAATTTCCTGTCACTATGACCGTAGGTGTAGGGAAGCCTACATTTGCTATGGAACAGGTCCACACCTCCTATCGGCAAGCTATGGAAGCCGTTGACGGAAAGATGTTTCTTGGCAAAGGCAAACTTATTATGTATGAAACGGTTAGCAGCGAACCTGGAATGATTGATGCCCGTACGTTGGATACCCGTATGGATACGCTTTTTAAAGCGATGAAAGAATATGAGTTAGTCCTTATTTATGATGAGATCGATAAGCTGTTCAGATCCGTGAGTAGTCTAAGATCTAAATTTACGATTCATAATCTAGCCATGTATATTATATGGAAGCTGGATCAGCAGTTGAAGGAGGTTAGCGAGGATTTATTTGAAATCTTAGGTATGGAGTTACATAGTTTAGATATTTTGCTTCAATTCGATACGATCAGTGATATACGCTCTTGGCTTGTACTCAAAACGTTTGAAATATCCGAGTACCTACGAAGCAAAACAGAGTCAGTGAACAATAAACTGATTAGAGAAATTATGCAAATGATGAAGGATAAGATGAGCGAGAATTTTACGTTAAAGGATATTGCACAGCAGTTCTCTTTCTCACCCAACTATTTGGGATATCTATTTAAAGAGGAAACTGGGAAAACGTTCAGCGAAGTACTCATTCAGCTGCGAATGGAACAAGCAGGCAAGCTTTTGAAAGATCCGAAGTGTAAAATCTATGAAATCGCGAGCCAGGTAGGTTACCGTTATCTTCCTTACTTCAGCAGACAGTTCAAAGAAGCCTATGGTATGACACCTATGGAGTATCGTAAGCGGGAGAAGTGA
- a CDS encoding sensor histidine kinase, with the protein MKQPRRKHKYVPIGYKLMLTYIFFIIIPVSVIGFVSHSMYNDSLREHTSSNIKGTLLQIRDNIDYKMGEVIRISTQLYSDYDFYRNLRSYEEGWENYDRMSMKVLPKLDVAIQSTGMRIGMSLFLKNESIPEIYSNSLEGYLDNSSFYHLYHMKRIEGKSWYYDFPTEKYAETMKWWQIERDVENNRISLLRRLIDTYDPLVPKEIGFLRINVGIPDLFNSVNYTKIGKGSILILKNEFGRTMYQSGELPEHYTNEAELNKDYLTISETVTVSNQAWQLNALVPITILEQDAVKVRLFIISMCLICCIVFSFVGIFISRYFSIRINKFVYVLNAYREGDLHKRISYRGKDEFSQIATALNDMGENIDMLIKEVYLTQLQKKEAELEILQSQINPHFLYNTLSSIIQLAKFGQNEKLQQMVLELAKFYRLTLNEGRTMIPVPTEIEQANAYLEIQKIKYGDRLEVMFDFDTEIWPYETIKLILQPFIENVLKHAWCGDHIHLRIVGRKEGNDILFRIIDDGIGMRQERIDQIFDPKGHTNTGYGVRNVDQRIKLQYGSEYGVTIFSRVGIGTSVQILIPANKGKRGIRSNIVHDEKGS; encoded by the coding sequence ATGAAACAACCAAGAAGAAAACATAAGTATGTGCCGATAGGGTATAAATTAATGCTGACCTATATTTTTTTCATTATTATCCCTGTATCCGTGATCGGTTTTGTCTCTCACTCTATGTACAATGATTCATTACGCGAGCATACAAGTTCGAATATTAAAGGTACGTTGTTGCAGATTCGCGATAATATTGATTATAAAATGGGGGAAGTTATTCGGATATCAACGCAATTATATAGTGATTATGATTTCTATCGGAATTTGCGAAGTTATGAAGAAGGCTGGGAAAATTATGATAGGATGTCTATGAAGGTACTTCCAAAGCTGGACGTAGCTATTCAATCAACGGGTATGAGGATTGGGATGTCGCTATTTTTAAAGAATGAATCCATTCCTGAGATCTATTCGAATTCACTTGAGGGCTATCTGGATAATAGTAGCTTCTATCATCTTTACCATATGAAACGGATTGAAGGGAAATCCTGGTATTATGATTTTCCAACCGAGAAATACGCGGAGACTATGAAATGGTGGCAGATCGAGCGCGATGTAGAAAATAATCGGATCTCGTTGCTCCGTAGATTAATAGATACATACGACCCTCTCGTGCCTAAGGAGATTGGCTTCTTGCGGATTAATGTAGGCATTCCAGATCTGTTTAATAGTGTGAATTATACGAAGATAGGAAAAGGAAGTATTCTAATTTTAAAAAACGAGTTCGGAAGAACGATGTACCAATCGGGAGAACTACCAGAGCACTATACCAATGAAGCCGAACTTAATAAGGATTACCTGACGATTAGTGAAACAGTTACGGTTTCTAACCAAGCTTGGCAATTAAACGCGCTAGTTCCAATTACAATACTTGAACAGGATGCAGTGAAGGTACGACTGTTTATTATTTCAATGTGTCTCATCTGTTGTATTGTCTTTAGTTTTGTCGGCATATTTATATCCCGATATTTTTCAATTCGGATTAATAAGTTCGTGTACGTGCTGAATGCCTATCGGGAAGGTGATCTTCACAAGCGTATTTCCTATCGAGGTAAGGATGAATTCTCTCAGATTGCAACCGCGTTAAATGATATGGGCGAGAATATCGATATGTTGATTAAAGAAGTATATTTGACGCAGCTTCAGAAGAAGGAAGCAGAGCTTGAAATTCTACAATCACAAATCAATCCTCATTTCCTATATAATACGTTATCTTCTATTATTCAATTAGCCAAGTTTGGTCAAAATGAGAAGCTGCAGCAGATGGTGCTGGAATTAGCGAAGTTTTATCGCCTGACGCTTAATGAAGGACGTACCATGATTCCGGTCCCCACTGAAATTGAACAGGCTAACGCTTATTTAGAAATTCAGAAAATTAAATACGGTGATCGTCTGGAAGTTATGTTTGATTTTGATACAGAAATCTGGCCTTATGAGACCATAAAACTGATTTTACAACCATTTATCGAGAACGTGCTGAAGCACGCCTGGTGTGGTGACCACATTCATTTACGCATTGTTGGGCGTAAAGAGGGCAATGATATTCTGTTCCGCATCATTGATGATGGAATCGGCATGAGACAGGAACGTATTGATCAAATTTTTGATCCAAAGGGCCATACGAATACAGGTTATGGGGTCCGTAATGTGGATCAGCGGATTAAACTGCAATATGGATCTGAGTATGGCGTAACCATTTTTAGTCGTGTCGGAATTGGCACTTCTGTTCAGATACTTATTCCGGCTAATAAGGGCAAGCGTGGCATTCGTTCAAATATTGTACATGATGAAAAGGGGTCTTAA
- a CDS encoding DUF1657 domain-containing protein, which yields MTVASQVKTCLSSLKGAQASLEQFALETQNESAKTLFTNAAEQTQQIVTQVENRVTELESEEPQYKGF from the coding sequence ATGACAGTAGCCTCACAAGTAAAAACATGTTTATCTTCTTTAAAAGGTGCTCAAGCCAGTCTTGAACAATTTGCACTAGAAACACAAAACGAGAGTGCAAAAACCTTGTTCACAAACGCAGCTGAGCAAACACAACAAATCGTAACTCAAGTAGAGAACCGGGTAACCGAATTAGAGTCCGAAGAGCCTCAATATAAAGGGTTCTAA
- a CDS encoding DUF421 domain-containing protein — MPEWLEVIVRTLFAVVVLFFLTKLLGKRQVSQLSFFEYITGITVGSLAAYISLDTDKLWHLGLIALIVWVACSLGIEYLQMKSKKARDFIDFKSTVLIKDGKILEDHMKKERLTTDELLEELRKKDVFNISEVEFAIMESDGAINVLLKSENQPLTPKQLGIKVAPEKESQVVIMDGKVLDKPLDTLNLTRSWLDGALEKMGLTVENVFLGQVDSYGELTVDLYADNFKVPQPQDKPQLYALLKKCEADLEMFSLSTDNEKAKKMYEQCSEQLQASLKVLKPLIQN, encoded by the coding sequence ATGCCGGAGTGGTTGGAGGTTATAGTTCGAACGCTCTTTGCTGTGGTTGTACTTTTCTTTTTAACAAAATTACTGGGAAAGAGACAAGTATCGCAGCTCTCGTTCTTCGAGTATATTACGGGGATAACTGTCGGCAGCTTAGCCGCTTATATTTCTTTGGATACGGATAAGTTATGGCATTTAGGGCTCATTGCACTGATTGTATGGGTAGCTTGTTCTTTAGGGATCGAATACCTTCAGATGAAGAGTAAAAAAGCAAGAGACTTTATTGATTTCAAGTCTACCGTACTAATTAAGGACGGAAAAATTCTCGAAGATCACATGAAAAAAGAACGTTTAACCACAGATGAACTGCTGGAGGAGTTACGCAAAAAAGACGTTTTCAATATATCGGAAGTGGAATTTGCGATTATGGAATCTGATGGAGCCATAAATGTTTTACTTAAGAGTGAAAATCAGCCGCTAACCCCTAAGCAATTGGGTATAAAGGTTGCTCCAGAGAAAGAGTCACAAGTTGTCATTATGGATGGTAAAGTGCTCGACAAACCATTAGATACTCTAAATCTAACGCGAAGCTGGCTTGATGGTGCCCTTGAAAAAATGGGTCTGACTGTTGAAAATGTGTTTCTTGGACAAGTTGATTCTTATGGTGAGCTGACAGTCGATTTGTATGCCGATAACTTTAAAGTCCCACAGCCGCAGGATAAGCCACAATTATATGCTTTGCTGAAAAAGTGTGAAGCTGATTTAGAGATGTTCAGTTTATCAACAGATAACGAAAAAGCTAAAAAAATGTATGAACAATGTTCGGAGCAATTGCAAGCTTCACTGAAGGTTTTGAAACCGTTAATTCAAAACTAA